The genomic stretch CTTGAGCCTCCATAAGGAGGCTCTCCCCCAAATTTTTCTGGCAAATTTAACTGTTCTATATACAACTTCTGATTTCCAGCCCCATATACTGATACTTTCATATTCTCAACCTCTTTACATCACAAAAAATTTAATTATATATTTATTTTGTGTATCTTACCTTTATATAATTTTCGACTTATTATTACTTATTATTACTTATTATTAGTATGATAATATCACAATCAGAACTTACCATAAAATAGATATTAACTAAAAAAATATATATACTTTACATATGTAAAGTTCCTAATAACTCATAATAAAATATTATTTAACTATTCTTATAAAATAAAAATTAAAAAAAGATTTATCGATTTATTGAGATATAGTTTCATTTCCAATTACTAAAATAGTTGATGTCTGATTGTAATGTCCAATTGAACCTCCCAATGTTGTCCCCTGTTCCCCATAGGTATTAAATCCAATTACTGGAACATCTCCAATAACTTCCTTTATTATATCAAGGTCGTTATTATTTAATCTCTCATTCAATAGATGTCTCAATATACAGTTGAATATTATAATTGCCCCTATCCTTTTTGGAGAACCTGCATTAATTATGGCATTATTTAATGCCTTTTTAAATGCCTCAATAGCGTATTCTCTATTTGTATCCATTACCGTTAAATACTGCCCTTCATTAACCTCAGAATAGAATGTAATACTTCCATCGTCATTGGCTTTCATAGCACTTTTTATTGTATATTCTCCAAAGACATCTGAGGATTTAACTCCCATAGGTTTTTGAGCAAATATTTCTGGTGTAAGTTCATCCACTTCAAGAAGTTCTTTCATAACCTCAACTGCTGGTCTATGGTTGAGTTCATAAACAGTTCTACCCTCTGATTTTGTAATAATTGCACCTTTTTTCGTTGGGAAATATGGATGGCTATAACCTACTCCAATTTTTAATGCACTACTTAATGTAGCAACGATTCCTGTATTTGAATATACACCATTGGCAAACTGAAAAGTTTTCTCAAATTTTAAATCATCCCCTGTGGAACCTCCTACAATAGGAACATTACATCCTACTTCTGAAACTATCCCTCTTAAAAACTCCTCCTCTTTACCAGACAAACCATCTGGAATTACTATATTTACAAAAGGTTTCATTCTAATGATGTCTGTACTTTTTTTATTCATAAAAGCAACTGATATTATGGCAGATGCTGTTGGATTATTTTTTAAAGAAGCATATGCATTATGTATTGCCTCTTTACCACTCTCAAAAGGTTTTTCAGATAAATTTTTTCCAACTCCTACTCCAACCTTTAAATAGGGACTCTTTAATGTCATAACTGCAACTGTGTTGGTTGTAGGTTTTTCCCTTATATTGGTAATTTCTCCAGCAGTAGTTCCTCCAATTATCGCTGAATTACCAACTTCCTCCTTAATTGCATTATAAACTTCCTCTGGATTTAAATTAGAGGAAGAAAAAACTATTGTTAAATCCGGATTACCCCCAGTTTTCTCTAATGCCATTTTTATTGCCTCTTTTGGGTCTTCCGAATGCCCTACTCCTACTTTTAATACATCTTTAATTGCCATAATTTCCCTCCTAATTATAGATTTTATTCAATATATTTTTAGGTATTTAGTTATATTTATATTTTTAGGTATTTAGTTATATTTATATTTTTAGGTATTTAGTTATATTTATATTTTTAGGTATTTAGTTATTCGAATTTATAGATATAAAAATAAGATTAATCTTTTTGAATATTTTCATCTTAAATTAGATTATAGTTGTTATATAGTGTTTGATAAAATTTATAAACCTTATTTAAAATAAAATTATTCCTAACTATATAAAATACATTATGAGGGATGAGTATGTTTCTAACATTGGACGACTTTGACTTTGAAGATAAAAGAGTAGTTTTGAGAGTAGATATAAACTGTCCAATAGACCCAAATACTGGAGAGATTTTAGACGATAAAAGGATTAGAGAAATAAAAGATACAATTAAAGAGTTGATAAATAAAAATGCCAAAGTTGTAATATTGGCACATCAGAGTAGGCCAGGAAAAAAAGATTTTACAACATTAAAAAATCATGCAAAAGTTTTATCTAATGTTATTGGTAAAGATGTAGAGTTTATTGATGAAGTAATTGGCTATACGGCAAGAGAGTCTATAATTAATATGAAGTGTGGTGATGTCATTTTATTGGAAAATATTAGATTTTATTCTGAAGAGGTTTTGAGTGATTGGAAAAAGTGGGAAGGAATAACTCCAAAAAAACAGGCAGAGACAAATATAATTAAAAAACTATACCCATTATTTGACTATTTTGTTAATGACGCCTTTGCGGCGGCACATAGAGCTCAACCCTCATTAGTTGGTTTTTCTTATTATATGCCAATGATTGCTGGAAGATTAATGGAAAAAGAAGTTAGTATTTTATCAAAAGTTTTAGAAAATCCAGAGAGACCTTGTGTTTATGTTTTAGGAGGAGCAAAGGCAGATGATTCAATAAAAGTTATGAAAAATGTCCTAAAAAAAGGAGTGGCAGATAAAGTTTTAACATCTGGAATCGTTGCCAATATATTTTTAATAGCTATGGGATACGATTTAGGAGTTAATATAAAAGTTATAGAGAATCTTGGATTAACTAATCAAATAGAGATTGCAAAAGAGTTGTTAGATAAGTTTAAAGATAAAATTGTTGTTCCAGTAGATGTAGCTTTAAATATAAATGAAAATAGAGAAGAGACAGATTTACAAAAAGACAAAAAAATAGAAGGTTTAATTAACGATATTGGAGAAAAAACCATTGAACTTTATAGTGAGATTATAAAAGAGGCAAAAACTATTGTAGCAAATGGTCCTGCTGGGGTTTTTGAAAAAGAATTATTTGCAAAAGGGACTAAGGAATTGTTAAAGGCGATAGCAAACTCAGATGGATTTTCAGTTATTGGAGGAGGTCATTTATCAGCCGCGGCAGAGTTGTTTGGATTT from Methanocaldococcus lauensis encodes the following:
- a CDS encoding FIST signal transduction protein — its product is MAIKDVLKVGVGHSEDPKEAIKMALEKTGGNPDLTIVFSSSNLNPEEVYNAIKEEVGNSAIIGGTTAGEITNIREKPTTNTVAVMTLKSPYLKVGVGVGKNLSEKPFESGKEAIHNAYASLKNNPTASAIISVAFMNKKSTDIIRMKPFVNIVIPDGLSGKEEEFLRGIVSEVGCNVPIVGGSTGDDLKFEKTFQFANGVYSNTGIVATLSSALKIGVGYSHPYFPTKKGAIITKSEGRTVYELNHRPAVEVMKELLEVDELTPEIFAQKPMGVKSSDVFGEYTIKSAMKANDDGSITFYSEVNEGQYLTVMDTNREYAIEAFKKALNNAIINAGSPKRIGAIIIFNCILRHLLNERLNNNDLDIIKEVIGDVPVIGFNTYGEQGTTLGGSIGHYNQTSTILVIGNETISQ
- a CDS encoding phosphoglycerate kinase — its product is MFLTLDDFDFEDKRVVLRVDINCPIDPNTGEILDDKRIREIKDTIKELINKNAKVVILAHQSRPGKKDFTTLKNHAKVLSNVIGKDVEFIDEVIGYTARESIINMKCGDVILLENIRFYSEEVLSDWKKWEGITPKKQAETNIIKKLYPLFDYFVNDAFAAAHRAQPSLVGFSYYMPMIAGRLMEKEVSILSKVLENPERPCVYVLGGAKADDSIKVMKNVLKKGVADKVLTSGIVANIFLIAMGYDLGVNIKVIENLGLTNQIEIAKELLDKFKDKIVVPVDVALNINENREETDLQKDKKIEGLINDIGEKTIELYSEIIKEAKTIVANGPAGVFEKELFAKGTKELLKAIANSDGFSVIGGGHLSAAAELFGFANKIDHISTGGGATLEFLGGEKLPVIEMLKESYKKYKRKN